AACTCCACcgtaaatatttttagaaggaCTTTTGCAAACTCTTTGCCCACGCAGCTCCTCAAGCCCCCACCAAAAGGAATGAAACTGAACCTAGAGGAATCCTCTGGAGATGGAGACATGAAGCGGTCTGGGTTAAACTCTTCCTTGTTGGTAAAGAGATCTGCCACGTCATGGGTATCACAGATACTGTAAATAACATTCCAGCCTTTAGGGATCTGGTAACCCtataaaaaagaacagaaaggagATGTGGAGCACCTTGCTGTGTTAAATAATGCGAAGTGACAAGACACATCAGTGCACCCCACCTCCCCTCCTGGCTTCCTGCAGGTCACTCTAAGGCAGACAGGCTACCTGAACACAAAATACTTTGCAGCTGCAGTTATTCCAAAACCTTGCTTACATTTAGCTCAAGGGTCTTGAGTGCAATCCGAAATCCTCCGGGAACAGGCGGGCTCAGCCTAAGGGTCTCTTTGATGACACAGCCTGTGTACTTCAGCTGCTCCAAGACCTCCATGTCCAGCTGCTTCTCTTGGTTGGAACTGCACAGTAACCCCTAGAAAGGAGAATGCTGCCATGACGTTCATGAACCACACAGCCAGGGCTCCTGGCACTGCAAAGGAGCTACCCCTCAGCTACGAGCAGTATTTTCCTGCCACCCCTAAAAGTAGGGCAACCCCTGGGTTAGCTGTCCTGGGGGTACCTTCCTCCCACTGCCCCCTCCTATGAAATGCCCCTGGGGAAGACACACACCTTCACCTGCAGTTCTTTCCTCACTTTCTGCAGGACTTCATGGTGGAGCCCTAGGAAGGCGATCAGCGACGTGGCAGCACTAGCAGTGGTTTCATGGCCCCcgaagagcagctctgtggcagaCTCCTTCAACTCCTTacacaaaggaaagaagaggcacAAGCCAGGCTTGAACACAGTAAGTCTGCCAGGCTCACTCTACCGCTGCAATGCTGTGCATTGCTCCCAAACTGGAACAGACACCCAGGGGCCAGGATGGGGGCTTGGTGGTGCTTATGCTCCCTGTGGACACGTCTCCCCATCCAACAGCCTGACTGCAGCCTCGGCACCCTAGTGCTCAACACGAGCTGGTTTATTTCATGGAGAGACAGAGcatctcctgctcttcccttttgTCCCCACGAGGCAAGTGTAATGCTCTCAGACGGCCTGAGGGAAAGAGATTAATCCAGCCGTGGGGAACCTTACCTGCATATTGAGCTGCTCCCCGTTACCCTGTGTGTGTtccatcagcagctgcagcgcATCCTTGTAGCCGCCCTCAGGCTCCTTGCGGGCCATCTTGGCACGGATGTTCTCCTCGATCTTGGCATGGATGATGTTGCGTGCCCGCAAGCCCTGACCAAGCGGGAGGGAGAGCGGCGTGGGTCTTGGGCCGTACTCTCATCCCTCCCCCGCGACTCCCCGGTGCCCCGGCCGCAggggctcctctctcctcccgGCCCGCCGTGAGCCTTACCCGGTAGAGCCCGCTGAACGGCACATCgatgggcagggagaagaggtTGCGGATCATCTCCTCGAAGGCCTCGACCAGCTGCCGCTCGCCGTCGGGGCTGGCCTGGCGGGGCTGAAAGCCCAGCAGGATCCTCATGGCAATGCGAAACATGAGGCGCTTCACCTCGGGGTACACGAGCAGGCAGGGCCCGGCGGCGCGCAGCCACCGCGCCAGGCAGGCGCTCACCTCCTCCTGGATGACGGGCACGTAGTGCTGCAGGGCGTCCCGGGAGAAGGCGCGCATGATCACCTGCCCGGGGGGACAGCAGCAACGGGACACAGGCTCAGCCGCCGCGCCCGGGGCGGCCgcgcccgctccccgcccgcctTCGGGCCGTACCTTTTTGCGGTGCTTGTGCTGCCCGTTGTGGAGGTTGGAGAGGCAGCCCGAGCCCAGGATGGTCCGCACCGAGGCGGGCCACTGCACGGAGACGAGCCGGTGCTCGCCCAGCAGGATGTGCCGCACGTTCTCGGCGCCCATCACCCGTACCGTGGGCCGCCCAAAGAGGTGAGTCTTGTAGATGAAGCCGTATTTCCTGCGTTTCATCTGCAGAAATTTCCGCCTCTAGACGGTGGATGAGAGGAGggaaatgataaaataaattttagaaaggataagaggaagaggcagggagagcagtTTTTTCCCACCTGGGCACGGGAGCCTGTCAAAGTCACGGCTCAtctccctcccctgcagccGGAGGAGCTCTGGCTCCAGACGGGCGCCTCTCCGCTCCCCGCGCCATCGCCTCGCCTtacctgcagcaccagctgcagcgTCTCCCCGAAGAAGGGGAGCCCCATGGTGCCCGGGGGCAGCGGGAGCGGGCAGCTGGGGTCGCGGCTGCTCACGCAGTACAGGTCCCAGAGTTTCACGGCGGCCAGAAAGAGTAGCAGGGGCAGCAAGAAGGTGCACAGGGCGCTGGCGACTAGGGCGGAGAAACCCATGACTGGGGAGCGACTCCCTGCCGGCCCCCCGGGAGCTCTGAGTGCGCGGGCTGGGCTCGCCGCGGGCCGCCTTTTATACCCTTCCCAGGTTGCTGCCCACCCCTACCTTGGTCCGATAAATTAGTTCACCCAAAGTTCATCTTTAATTGCGGATTGCGGCCTAGCTCCTCCCCCCGAAATCTTTAACTATTTGCTTTGCGTAGTGCATCCTACCCGTCGCAGACCTCTGCCGGGGAAGGAAAGGTGCTGtcgggggcggcggcggcggctccgggctcGCTGACCCTGCTCGGCGAGTGGGCTGCGGGACGTCCCCGACAGCTGACAGCCGATGGTCGGCAGCCACCGCCTCCTCGTCCTCGGATTTACCGCCGATGCTCGTTGGAGACCAGCGGTCGCACGCAGGAATTCCCGCGCCGGTACCCGGCGGCCCGGCTGTCCAGAGACATCTACCCGCGGCGCTCCGGCTCTGCGGAGCTCCTTCGCCTGTCCGCCTCCGCCGTCGGTGGGGAAGGGCGAGGTATTGGCCGGACCCGGGAGACGCCGGGCCGGGACCGTGGGGTGGCCGGAGCGGAGGATGCCCCGTGCTGGGGCAGCCCGGAGACCCTCTGAGCAGAGCCGCAGCTGTGTCCGGCGCATCGGTGGCGCAGCCTCCGCTGTCCCCTGGTTCACCTCGAAAGGCACGGCTTGTATTTCTGCCGGCCGGGGAGGAAGGAGCCGCCGGCAGCAGTCCGTCTCAGCCTCCCGACGCAGGTTCAAGCGCGGGTCACGGAGGGAAAAGGAGGTGAGCGCGGAAAGGGAACACCAAACCCGCCgtgcccagctcctctccccggGTTCCGCTGCCCGCCCTGGCCGGAGGCTCTCCGGCATCCCGTCGGGGCTGCCGCCTTCGGGAAGAGGCGCTCGGCTCGGCCGGGCAGCCGCGGCGCAGAGGGGCTCGGCgctgcggggcgggcgggcaCCGGCGCTGCTCcccgggcgggagcggcggctgCGGGCAGAGAAGCGGGGCTGCGGGACGGCTGCGCTggccggggctgctgctggatgcCGGCGCAGGAGCCGCCGGCcgctggggaaggggaaggggcgCCCGGGGCTGACCGCGGCCGCGGAGCTCCCTGCCGGCCACGGCTGCTGCCAatgcatgttttttttttctttacggTTTTTATCTTTTCCCTAGACGTTACTTTTTCTTGTTACTTTTGCTTTCTTGTTCCCAGACGAGCTCAATAAACGCTGGAAGTTTCGTGTGCGTGTCTGTGTAGGGGAGAGGGAAATGTcacttttaattattatttttctaacaATCAACGGATCGTACGGAGCGGGGCTGCCCGCCTCCGCAGCCCCTTGCCCAGGAGGGAACCCCCCGGAGGTgctcccccggccccgggagccCCTCGGGGTTCGCCGCGGGCCCGGGCGGCGCtggccgggagcggcggccgcgTCCTGACCCGGCGCTCTCCCCTTGCCGG
This portion of the Hirundo rustica isolate bHirRus1 chromosome 8, bHirRus1.pri.v3, whole genome shotgun sequence genome encodes:
- the LOC120755820 gene encoding cytochrome P450 26A1, with the translated sequence MGFSALVASALCTFLLPLLLFLAAVKLWDLYCVSSRDPSCPLPLPPGTMGLPFFGETLQLVLQRRKFLQMKRRKYGFIYKTHLFGRPTVRVMGAENVRHILLGEHRLVSVQWPASVRTILGSGCLSNLHNGQHKHRKKVIMRAFSRDALQHYVPVIQEEVSACLARWLRAAGPCLLVYPEVKRLMFRIAMRILLGFQPRQASPDGERQLVEAFEEMIRNLFSLPIDVPFSGLYRGLRARNIIHAKIEENIRAKMARKEPEGGYKDALQLLMEHTQGNGEQLNMQELKESATELLFGGHETTASAATSLIAFLGLHHEVLQKVRKELQVKGLLCSSNQEKQLDMEVLEQLKYTGCVIKETLRLSPPVPGGFRIALKTLELNGYQIPKGWNVIYSICDTHDVADLFTNKEEFNPDRFMSPSPEDSSRFSFIPFGGGLRSCVGKEFAKVLLKIFTVELARSCDWQLLNGPPTMKTGPIVYPVDNLPTKFIGFSGQI